The following coding sequences lie in one Oryza brachyantha chromosome 10, ObraRS2, whole genome shotgun sequence genomic window:
- the LOC102705847 gene encoding zinc finger protein ZAT9 translates to MDKHTCKLCFRRFHNGRALGGHMRSHVMAAAAAAYSPPSPAVELSPALSLASTSSTEIEMDEKKKPEQHKAPSYVLRENPRKSYKVGAAGEFSGGGAAAGGGESSVVQDGESDTESSPRGGAGFAVSRRRSKRARRRCAPPSAPDPEPASSVSDATPEEDVAMSLVMLSRDSWTRSRSEQETRCARVASSEDEQNNDNANVFDEDEDTRDVAGEDYEDEYGYGGEATAARHRSRYQCGACRKVFRSYQALGGHRASLKKGKGGCVPPPRPAPAKAADAPVIHECPFCFRVFDSGQALGGHKRSHMSSAGGAPAPSPSPSPAKCGESTGSIDLNMPAAMEDDFELSAVYDAEFASTRQ, encoded by the coding sequence ATGGACAAGCACACTTGCAAGCTCTGCTTCCGGCGATTCCACAATGGCCGTGCTCTCGGCGGCCACATGCGCTCCCATgtcatggccgccgccgcggccgcctactctccaccgtcgccggcggtggagctGTCGCCGGCTCTGTCCCTGGCGTCCACGTCGTCGACCGAGATCGAGATGGATGAGAAGAAGAAGCCGGAGCAGCACAAGGCGCCGTCATACGTGTTGCGCGAGAACCCCAGGAAGAGCTACAAGgtgggcgccgccggcgaattctccggtggtggcgcggcagcgggcggcggcgagtcaTCCGTCGTGCAGGACGGCGAGAGCGACACGGAGTCGTCCCCGCGCGGCGGGGCCGGTTTCGCCGTGAGCCGCAGGCGGTCGAagcgggcgaggcggcggtgcgcgCCACCGTCGGCGCCGGATCCCGAGCCGGCGAGCAGCGTCTCCGACGCGACGCCGGAGGAGGACGTGGCCATGTCGCTCGTGATGCTGTCTCGGGACTCGTGGACGCGTTCCAGATCCGAGCAGGAGACCCGCTGCGCCCGGGTGGCGAGCTCGGAAGACGAGCAGAACAACGACAACGCCAACGTGttcgacgaggacgaggacacCCGCGACGTGGCCGGCGAGGATTACGAGGACGAGTACGGctacggcggcgaggcgaccgccgcgcgccaccgcAGCAGGTACCAGTGCGGCGCATGCAGGAAGGTGTTCCGGTCGTACCAGGCGCTCGGCGGCCACCGCGCGAGCCTCAAGAAAGGCAAGGGCGGCTGCGTGCCACCGCCACGTCCGGCGCCGGCCAaggccgccgacgcgccggTCATCCACGAGTGCCCGTTCTGCTTCCGCGTGTTCGACTCCGGGCAAGCGCTAGGAGGCCACAAGCGCTCTCACATGtcgtccgccggcggcgcgccggcgccatcgccatcgccatctccAGCAAAATGCGGTGAGAGCACGGGGTCCATCGATCTCAACATGCCGGCAGCAATGGAGGACGACTTCGAGCTCTCCGCCGTGTACGACGCCGAGTTCGCCAGCACAAGACAgtga